GGTAGCGGAGGTCGCCCCGTCTTCGCTCCGTCCATGCGCCTGGAGACAACCTGCTATCGCCGCTCCGAACGCAGTTCCACCGAACAATATTTCGCGTCGGTTCATGTTTGAATAGCAGTATGTTCCAGAAGCAGTCTTATCATACCTGACGGTTTAGAACGTGAACTTAGCCTCGTAGGGCCGTGACCGCACGAGCGACAATAGAACAACGACGCGAGCGAGCGCGAGCACGAGCAGTACCTCCGAGAGGTTGGCCTCGTGTCGACAGCATCGAAGTCGTTTCCCGCGAAGAGATCGAAACGACGCCGTAGAATTACAACAGCTTCTCGTAGACGTACTCCTCGAGTCCGCCGGGTAGATCCGTCTTCCGCGCCCCCATGCGGTCGAACCCCGTCGACTCGTAGAAGGAGATTCCGACGTCGTTGGTCGCGAGCACGGCCAGTCGAACCCGATCGAACGCATCCTCGAGGTCGGCCTCGAGACGCTCGAGCAACGCGGTTCCGATCCCCTCGCCCCAGCGGTCGGGACGGACGTAGAGCCGTACCAGATAGGCGACGTCACCGTCTTCGGGCCAGGGGACGACGTGAGCGAAACCGTCACAGGCACCGTCGACGCGACTCTCGTCGTCTGCGGTCGCCACGAGAAACTGTGCGTCGTCGCGCTCGCTTGCGTCGTCGATGGCGGACTCGAGGTCGCCGAGCGCGTACCAGTCGTCGACGATCTCGTCGACCGTCTCCGGCCCGAGTGCGTCGTCGTAGGCGGCATGCCAGCTCTCGCGTGCCGTCTTGTGGATCGCCCAGACATCGTCGGTCGTCGCCTCCCGCACGACTCGGGTCACGGACGGACGTAGGCCAGCGACCGGCAAAAAGCGGCTGGCCGCAGTCGCCGGCCGGAGGCGACGATCGCTACGCCTCCTTGCGTTCGCAGCCGTCCAGTTTCGTCGTCTCGGTCATTACCTACTGCGTCGCCGTCGGTGTCAGCGACCACGCAGCCGACTCAAAAAGTGGTGGAGAACGGCCCGGACCGACAGACGAGTCAGTGCCGGACGCGGATGCCGATACCGATTAGTAGGGCAGCGAGGGCGGCAATTGCGCCGAACCCGGGGACGCTATCGAGCGCGCTATCGAGTTCGTCGGCGGGCTCGTCTTCGGCGTCCGTCGTTTCTGTGTCTTCGTCAGTTTCGTCCGCCGCGTCGTCCGTCTCTCCTTCGTCCGTGCCGTCGTCGGCACCGTCGGTTTCGTCGTCGGACGCGCCGTTCTCATCGGTATCGTCGCTACTTTCGATGGTCGCCGTGCGCTCGGAGAAGTGGTTGAACGCGATGTACACCGTCGCCTCACCCTGTGCCTGGGCGTTCTGGGAGACCATGTAGCGCGACTCGTCGCCGTCGATCGCACCCTCGAGTTCGCTCTCGGACGAAGCTTCGACGGCCGCCTCGCCGTCGACTGTCACCGCGAGGTCCTCGAGGTTCCCGACGGTTTCCTCGGAAACGGTCGTGATCGCGACCGTTCCTTCGCTGACGGTGCGCTCGACAGTGACCTCGACCTGGTTTTCGGCTTCCGCAGCGACCTCGGCGCTCGTCTCCTCGCCGTAGGTGACCGCGCTCGAGGCCGTCTCCTCGGTTCGGTCCTCGACGTGGACCTCGGCGGCCGCCTGACCGCTGGCGATCAGTGACTCCTCGTACTCGGCGCTGTCGTCGCGCTCGCCGTCCCCGTAGGAGCGGTACGCGAGGGTCGCGTCGCCCTCGAGGTCGGCCACGACGTCACCCTCCTCGTTGACGGTCACGTCGCCGTCGCCGACGACGAGGAAGGTCCCGGTCTGGCCGTCGGTTTCGACACGGACCGCGCCGTCACCCTCGCTTTCGGCTTCGGTACCCGCAGCGAGTTCGGCTTCGACGTACTGGGACTCGCCGCCAGCCTCGACGACGAGCGCTCCACGCTGGTTGTCGTGGGCCGACATCGTCGCACCGCTTTCCGCCTGCACCTGGGCGCTCGTCTCTGTCTCGGCTGCAAGCGACAGTTCTGCTCCCTCGAGGTTCGTCATCGCCTCGAGCGCGACGTCGGCACCGAGGCCGGCACCGACGTCAGCCTCGCTCTGGGACTGGACCGCGACCGACGAGAACGTCTGCTCGCCCCCGACGCGGTAGTCCGCGATAGCGTCACCATCGACCTCGAAGTCGACGTGTGCGCCCGCGTAGGCTTCGCCACTCGATTCGACCGTACTCGCCGATGCCGTCGTTGCACCGGCAGTCGCCGTCATTCCGACGACGCTCGTAACCACCAGTAACGTAACAAGTAGTGTGATTCCACGACTCATCGTACCAGGGAACTAGAATACGGTTCAAAATAGTTTGCGGAGTGTCCCATCAAATGATGGGTAAATGACCGGAACGGTCGTCGTTCGTGAGACGTCGAGACGGATCGGCCGTTATCGCGACAGCGCCTCGCCACCGTCGCGGACGACCGCTTCGACCTCTTCTTCCGTGATGAGGGCGATATCGCCCGGGATCGTTCGCTTCAGTGCCGCAGCCGCCGCAGCGTACTCGAGTGCGGTCGGAACGTCGTCGCCGTCGAGTCGACGAGCGATGAACGCGCCGGTGAAGGCGTCGCCGGTGCCGATCTTCGAGACGGTGTCGGTCTCGAAAGCCGGCTGTTCGTGGACGACGCTGTCGTGCCAGCCGACCGCGCCTTCGGCGCCGCGGGTGACGACGACGGTCTCGAAGTCGTACTCGGAGCCGAGCCTGTGTGCGAGCTGTCGCGGATCACCCTCGATGCCGAGCACCGTACGGGCGTCCCGTGCAGCGATCACGAGCAGGTCGATTCCGGGAAACAGGTGGGTCATCGTCTCCGCTGCCTCCTCGGGCGACCAGAGCTTGTTTCGGTAGTTGAAGTCGACAGCGGTCGTCGTCCCGCCCGTCTGTGCCGCCTTGATCAGGCTCGCGGTCGTGTCCCGCAGCGTCGACGAGAGCGCGGGCGTGATCCCCGTCGTGAAGAACATCGACGCCGATTTGATCCGCTCGAGATCCAGTTGACGGGCCTTCGCGGTCGAGACGGCGGTGTTCTCCCGGTCGTAGATGACGTTCGTCCCGCGAGGTTCGCCGGCCCGCTCGAGGTAGTAGGTTCCCTGGCGCCCGCGGTGGCTCCAGACGACGTCGGTCTCGATACCGTGCTGGCGGAGTTCGCCGACCGCTCGCCGGCCAAGCGGCGTCTCCGGGACCTTCGACATCCAGGTTGCCGACGTTCCCAGTCGCTGGGCCGCGATCGCGACGTTGCTCTCTGCACCGCCGGCACACACCTCGAACTCGTCGGCGGACTCGATCCGTTCGTTTCCTGGCGGGGAGAGACGAAGCATCGTCTCGCCGAAGGCGACGAGGTCGTCCCCGCTCACGGTCGGACTCCCTCCCGTTCGGTGCGCGTTGCTGTCATATATCGGAACACAACCGGGCGTGATATAAGACCGTTGCTGAGGCGGACGCCGTCCAGTCGAAAAACGAGATACGGGTATCCTCGCATATCTTGCGGCAGATTACCTCCCCAAAATAGTAGGGTTCTGTCACAGACGGTACGGATACATGAAAAGATCTCGCCGGTACATTTTAGCGGTTGGTTCTTCGTCCCTTTTGCTCTCTGGGTGTACAGACGTCACTACTGACGGAGAGCTCGTAGAACTCGAATTGGAACTCGAGAACCGTGCTGAGACCGCAAACACCTTCTCGTTTGTCATAGAGACGTCTGACGGGTTGAGCGAGTGGAACCAGCGGGACGTAGAACCGAACGATCGCGAAACAGTTTCTATGCCTCTGCCTGGAGACGGGACAGAAGAACGTATACATGCGGTTGTAAACGACGAAGTCGGAACAGGGGTGTTCCGTATGGAACGAACCGACGTCAAGGGAGACTACTGTGCCAAAATGATCGTCCGCTACACCGACTCGAGAACAGAGATAGATATTCTTACTCCCGAAGACCAGCCGGATTGTTGACGTCGGTCGACCGGATACAACGACGTCAGTGTCCAGACGGACAGTTTATCGGCCAGGTGTAACTATTGGATCGTCGACTTCGAGTCGACCGTCACGACTGCAGTCTCCTCGTCGCTGACGTCGCGCTCGAGTTCCGTCACCACACTCATCTCCTCGAACAACTCGAGACTGCTCTCGACGTGGTCGGTCACGGCCGGAATTCGAACCTGGCCGCCAGCGATCGCGAGGTAGACGAGCAACTGGTCGGCCATATGTCGATCGACGGGTGCCGTCCCCTCGAGAAATCGGTTCGCGGCGTCGGCGGCGTCCTCGCCGACGCGCTCGGCCGGCTTTCCGCGCTCGCCGAGCGAACTGAAGCCCGCGATTCCCATCGGTTTCGAGCCCTCGAGTGCGTAATCGACGCAGATCACGACCGCCGATCCCGGCGAGGGGCTGTCCGCCGTTGTCTCCTGGCGCTCGAGGTCGCCGTCCCACTCGAGGCGCTCGAGTGCGCCCTCGGCCTGTCGGTGAGCGACGTCCCGGTCGGCGAGTGATTCGGATTCAGTCGAGTAGAGCCGCACCGTTTTGGGATCGCCGCGCGCTACGAGTTCGATGGGTTCGATCGCCGAGGGCTCGAGGTGGAGCGTCGCTTTGCCGCCACCGTCGGGGTAGAAGCCACGACGCTCGAGTTTACAGTCGGCGACGAGCCCGAACTGCCGGAGCAAGGGGAGTTTCACGTGCCGGACGTAATCCAGCGGCGGCGACCACTTCACGTCCGTCCCGCCGGTAACGGTGAGTTCGAGCGGCGACTCGAGGACGGTCGCGAGCGGTAACACGGCGTCGAACAGCAGCGTCACGCTGCCCGCGGTCCCGATGTCGACGGCGTACTGGCCTCCCTCGAGTCCGTTGTCTAGTCCCGGATCGAACTCGATCGTCTCCGCGCCGAGTTCGACACCCGTCGCGTCGGCGTCGGCGAGTTCGACCATCGTCTCGAGAACCGCGAGGTGCTGGTGGGCGAGGCCGGGATCCGGCCGGTCGCCGCGGACGTTCTCGATACGGATCGGCTCGTTCTCGAGGACCGACAGTGCGAGTGCGGTCCGGACGAACTGGCCGCCGGCCTCGTTTCCGTCGAGTTCGTACGTCGGCGTCACGGCTGGTGGTAGGGACTCGAGTGCCGTAGCCGTACCGTTCGCAGCGAATCGTACTACCGTTCGATTTCGCCGTCGTCGATGCGCGTAGACCGAACGACCAGTTCGTCGTCGACCGTCAGCACCAACGTCTCGTCCGCTATCGGAATGGGGACCGTACACCGCCACGGATCGGTCGACACTGACGCGGCCGCGTCGGAGACGCACCACTCGAGTTCCCAGAACCGCGTCTTCGAGAGCGACCGTCCGTGACTGCGGGCGAACTGTACGACGTGTTCGTCCGCCACGAGCGCCAGTCCCAGGTGTGGACGAAGCCGGTTGCCACACCGCTGACAGACGAAGATCGCGATCCTCTCTCCCTCGAGGTCGGCGTCGGTCGCGGTCTGCACCGTGACGGGGCCGGTACAACCCGGACAGATCCCGTCCCGGGCGAGCGCCACGTGGGATCGGACGTGTCGGTCGAACGCCTCGAGAACCTCCGAAAGCGATCGCGACTCGAGTCCGCCCGGCGGAAACGGGTACCGGACGAGTCGTTCGTTGCAGGTGGGACACTCGACGGTGAGCCACTCCTCGCGATACGTCGCAGCGAGCGACGATTCGGTGCAGTGGGGACACCGACCGTCGATTTCGGTTGGGCCGAACGCGGCCCGACGATTGTACGTCCCCGCGAGAATCGACGTCGCAACTTCCCAGCCTGCATACCGGAGTTCGTACCCGTCGTCGGTTCGCCTGACGAAGTGTCCCGTGAGTTCGTCGAGGTGATAGTTGAACTGCGAACTGACGTCGGCACCGACGCGCTCGCGCAGCGTCGAGAACGACGCGGGATACTCCGCCCGCGTTCGGCTCAGTTCCAACAGGCCCCGCAGAATGTCGACCCGCAAGTCGTGACCGAGGAGGGAAAACGCGTCGGCAGGTGCAAGTCCGCCGGAATCCGACTGCTCACGGTCCATACCGTCGAGTAGTTCCACTGATACGATAATCTTCGCGTCGACTTGCGCCGGATATGTTTGATTTCCAACTAAAACGCGCGTTCGCGAGCGTATTTCGTGTTTCGGTCACAGGTACGGAGCACGATACATGGTGCGAGACGGACCGCAGCCAGTCGTTCTCACCTACTACCTCTACCAGGCGGCTGACTCGGTCGGATTTATCTGGCCGATCTTCACGCTCTTCCTGCTGTGGAACGACCTCACTTACACTCAGATCGGAACGCTGAGCGCGCTCTCGGCGATACTCGTCGTCTCGCTCGAACTCCCGACGGGGTACGTCGCCGACAGATACGGTCGACGGACCGCACTCGCGATCGGGATGACCGCGATGGCCGTCTCT
This region of Natronobacterium texcoconense genomic DNA includes:
- the kdgK1 gene encoding bifunctional 2-dehydro-3-deoxygluconokinase/2-dehydro-3-deoxygalactonokinase, yielding MSGDDLVAFGETMLRLSPPGNERIESADEFEVCAGGAESNVAIAAQRLGTSATWMSKVPETPLGRRAVGELRQHGIETDVVWSHRGRQGTYYLERAGEPRGTNVIYDRENTAVSTAKARQLDLERIKSASMFFTTGITPALSSTLRDTTASLIKAAQTGGTTTAVDFNYRNKLWSPEEAAETMTHLFPGIDLLVIAARDARTVLGIEGDPRQLAHRLGSEYDFETVVVTRGAEGAVGWHDSVVHEQPAFETDTVSKIGTGDAFTGAFIARRLDGDDVPTALEYAAAAAALKRTIPGDIALITEEEVEAVVRDGGEALSR
- a CDS encoding DUF7351 domain-containing protein, translating into MDREQSDSGGLAPADAFSLLGHDLRVDILRGLLELSRTRAEYPASFSTLRERVGADVSSQFNYHLDELTGHFVRRTDDGYELRYAGWEVATSILAGTYNRRAAFGPTEIDGRCPHCTESSLAATYREEWLTVECPTCNERLVRYPFPPGGLESRSLSEVLEAFDRHVRSHVALARDGICPGCTGPVTVQTATDADLEGERIAIFVCQRCGNRLRPHLGLALVADEHVVQFARSHGRSLSKTRFWELEWCVSDAAASVSTDPWRCTVPIPIADETLVLTVDDELVVRSTRIDDGEIER
- the rtcA gene encoding RNA 3'-terminal phosphate cyclase gives rise to the protein MTPTYELDGNEAGGQFVRTALALSVLENEPIRIENVRGDRPDPGLAHQHLAVLETMVELADADATGVELGAETIEFDPGLDNGLEGGQYAVDIGTAGSVTLLFDAVLPLATVLESPLELTVTGGTDVKWSPPLDYVRHVKLPLLRQFGLVADCKLERRGFYPDGGGKATLHLEPSAIEPIELVARGDPKTVRLYSTESESLADRDVAHRQAEGALERLEWDGDLERQETTADSPSPGSAVVICVDYALEGSKPMGIAGFSSLGERGKPAERVGEDAADAANRFLEGTAPVDRHMADQLLVYLAIAGGQVRIPAVTDHVESSLELFEEMSVVTELERDVSDEETAVVTVDSKSTIQ
- a CDS encoding GNAT family N-acetyltransferase, which gives rise to MTRVVREATTDDVWAIHKTARESWHAAYDDALGPETVDEIVDDWYALGDLESAIDDASERDDAQFLVATADDESRVDGACDGFAHVVPWPEDGDVAYLVRLYVRPDRWGEGIGTALLERLEADLEDAFDRVRLAVLATNDVGISFYESTGFDRMGARKTDLPGGLEEYVYEKLL
- a CDS encoding putative sodium/potassium/calcium exchanger; the protein is MSRGITLLVTLLVVTSVVGMTATAGATTASASTVESSGEAYAGAHVDFEVDGDAIADYRVGGEQTFSSVAVQSQSEADVGAGLGADVALEAMTNLEGAELSLAAETETSAQVQAESGATMSAHDNQRGALVVEAGGESQYVEAELAAGTEAESEGDGAVRVETDGQTGTFLVVGDGDVTVNEEGDVVADLEGDATLAYRSYGDGERDDSAEYEESLIASGQAAAEVHVEDRTEETASSAVTYGEETSAEVAAEAENQVEVTVERTVSEGTVAITTVSEETVGNLEDLAVTVDGEAAVEASSESELEGAIDGDESRYMVSQNAQAQGEATVYIAFNHFSERTATIESSDDTDENGASDDETDGADDGTDEGETDDAADETDEDTETTDAEDEPADELDSALDSVPGFGAIAALAALLIGIGIRVRH